The Poriferisphaera corsica DNA segment TGGTCAGTTGCCGACGCATGTTGTCTGTTCTCATTTTCATTTCGATCACATTGGCGGTATTGCAGGGTTCTTTGATCGAGCAACTGTGCCCGAAATTGTGATGACTGAAACGACGTATCTGTTGGCGTTAGAGCATTATGCGAAAGTTGTTAGATCAAAGGAGAATGCACGCTTTGCGGAACATGGTCTAGAGACATGGGGAGGACAGTTTGTGAGCCCGACGAAGATCGTGATTCAAGAAGATGAAGACCTAACCATCGATTTGGGGGGGCGTGTCGTAAAGTTAACGCCAATGCGTGGTCATACTCAAAGTGATTTGGTTGCTGAGGTTGATGATCCTGCCGTAACGTTTGGTGGCGATCTTATTTGGAATGGAATTTTCCCAAATTTTATGTCAGCGATTCCATCATTGTATGTTCGTTCGGTTGAACATTTACTCAAGCGAAAGAAGGCAGTCGTGATTCCTGGGCATGGAATGGATGCTCGCGCGGATTCGGTTGGGTTGGTTAGTTATCTGGAATTGCAGCAGCTTATTGAAATGGAAGCGAAGCGAGATTTTACAAAAGGCTTGTCAGTGAGTGAGGCGGTTTCAGAGTTTATTGTGCCGGAGAGATTGGGCTATTGGAAGTACTTCAGGCCTAACTTTCACGAGGTTGCGTTTAAGGCTTGGTATCGAGAATTGGCAGAGAATCAAGGTTAAAACGTCGTCGCGATATCATTCACCTCGATCTTTGCAGGTAAATGAATTCTGAAAGTAGATCCTGATCCGAGGACTGAATCAACCGAGACGCGGCCACCGTGAGCTTCAGCGACATGTTTA contains these protein-coding regions:
- a CDS encoding MBL fold metallo-hydrolase encodes the protein MFESSVSMVILEPMGLRIRDMIGGISRREMLSGTVAAGCGCLMGSAIANSDGVSLIGREQQGDVVFKKPYGEVKQLGEGVYAVVSTPFLADGKIGDLTTHCNGGLIGGRDGVLAFDAYRTMEGAVWVGEVSKALFGQLPTHVVCSHFHFDHIGGIAGFFDRATVPEIVMTETTYLLALEHYAKVVRSKENARFAEHGLETWGGQFVSPTKIVIQEDEDLTIDLGGRVVKLTPMRGHTQSDLVAEVDDPAVTFGGDLIWNGIFPNFMSAIPSLYVRSVEHLLKRKKAVVIPGHGMDARADSVGLVSYLELQQLIEMEAKRDFTKGLSVSEAVSEFIVPERLGYWKYFRPNFHEVAFKAWYRELAENQG